In Gossypium arboreum isolate Shixiya-1 chromosome 5, ASM2569848v2, whole genome shotgun sequence, a single genomic region encodes these proteins:
- the LOC108453103 gene encoding J domain-containing protein spf31 — MGESNSSVDEDLLLKEFFAEVSEVERDNEVVRILSCFKLNPFEFLKLPFDSSLDDVKKQYRKLSLMVHPDKCKHPQAKEAFGALAKAQQQLLDQQERDYILSQVTAAKEELRAKRKKQLKKDTASKLKSLVDEGKSELEYEQSEEFQQELKLKVRELLTEQEWRRRKMAMRISEEEGRLKKDEEEQKEMWKRKREHEEQWEGTREQRVSSWRDFMKSGKKSKKGELRPPKLKTEDPNKSYVQRPVKRG, encoded by the exons ATGGGAGAGAGCAACAGCAGCGTTGATGAGGATTTGCTTCTCAAAGAATTCTTCGCTGAAGTCAGCGAAGTCGAAAGAGACAACGAAGTCGTCAG GATCCTTTCATGCTTCAAGTTAAATCCGTTTGAGTTTTTGAAGCTGCCATTTGATTCATCACTAGATGATGTTAAAAAACAGTATCGAAAG TTATCATTAATGGTCCACCCTGATAAATGCAAGCATCCACAAGCAAAAGAGGCTTTTGGAG CACTAGCAAAAGCCCAACAACAATTGCTTGATCAACAAGAAAGGGATTATATTCTTAGCCAAGTTACTGCTGCAAAAG AAGAACTTAGAGCTAAGAGGAAGAAGCAGTTAAAGAAAGACACAGCTTCCAAACTAAAGTCATTAGTTGACGAG GGAAAATCTGAACTAGAATATGAACAATCAGAGGAGTTCCAGCAGGAGTTGAAATTGAAGGTTAGAGAGTTATTGACCGAGCAGGAATGGCGGCGGAGAAAAATGGCAATGAGG ATATCTGAAGAAGAAGGTCGACTAAAGAAGGATGAAGAAGAGCAAAAGGAGATGTGGAAACGGAAGCGTGAACATGAGGAGCAGTGGGAAGGAACAAGGGAACAGCGA GTTTCAAGTTGGAGGGATTTTATGAAGTCAGGGAAAAAG TCGAAGAAAGGAGAACTTCGTCCCCCGAAACTGAAGACAGAGGATCCCAACAAATCGTATGTTCAGAGGCCCGTAAAGCGGGGTTAA
- the LOC108452014 gene encoding protein FAF-like, chloroplastic, whose protein sequence is MMSGPLSKSIGLSSALNITEEATNVTNKQGIVSILGSDTDQRPTKGSSLRRTLSADMSSKKWLTQLNNTASSDELPVSIADSSSQEAEEENYQEKKALEKPAQFDIWTSIISSKPQDDSKPLPPPYIHPLVKRSGSCLSEKSLEICTESLGSETGSDGFSSYPPSETGDVEEDRKEEDQRLRQQKLASYDDEDDQPRILKYNNDVVAKKAPHHGSFPPPIPSLSRKDGASVRMETHRDNGRLVLEAVSVPSKKNFLAQRQDGRLVLTLAMNEVMMIEEAEEVEKFESFGDEEKGTDQMDIIGEEEEGDRGCEMEKANKLSSGAMNVHRLAVMMNKPIWLANRNPTWPETFDEIVKFGEEEEEKIEPSTPPPVQSLSPRPRMARLIPSPPPPPSSTTTTAASFNSYEYYWNRPNQPMSPKAAILAPPALNDNSDSHLILSQNQTAKDQQQLLVLRGNNGDYFVPLLKRCRETRSLLLWDTYCIATS, encoded by the coding sequence ATGATGTCTGGTCCACTTAGCAAGAGCATAGGCTTATCTTCAGCTTTGAACATCACTGAAGAAGCAACTAATGTCACTAACAAGCAAGGCATAGTATCTATTCTTGGATCGGATACTGATCAGAGACCAACCAAAGGTTCTTCACTTAGAAGAACTTTATCAGCTGATATGTCTTCCAAGAAATGGCTCACTCAACTGAACAATACTGCATCTTCCGATGAACTCCCTGTTTCCATTGCAGACTCATCCTCACAGGAAGCAGAAGAAGAGAATTATCAAGAAAAGAAGGCACTCGAAAAGCCTGCCCAGTTCGATATATGGACCTCAATCATTTCAAGCAAACCTCAAGACGACTCCAAACCGCTTCCCCCGCCTTATATTCACCCTCTTGTAAAAAGATCGGGGAGCTGTTTAAGCGAGAAAAGCCTCGAAATTTGCACTGAGAGCCTTGGTTCCGAGACTGGCTCGGATGGGTTTTCTTCCTATCCTCCGTCGGAAACCGGTGACGTGGAGGAAGATCGTAAAGAGGAAGATCAACGACTCCGACAGCAAAAACTCGCTTCCTACGATGATGAAGATGATCAGCCAAGGATTCTGAAATATAACAATGATGTGGTTGCCAAGAAAGCGCCACACCATGGATCATTTCCTCCACCAATCCCTTCCCTTTCTCGCAAAGATGGAGCATCAGTTCGCATGGAGACTCATCGTGATAATGGCAGGTTGGTTCTTGAAGCTGTTTCAGTGCCTTCGAAGAAAAACTTCCTCGCTCAACGCCAAGATGGTCGCCTAGTCCTCACTCTTGCCATGAATGAAGTGATGATGATCGAAGAAGCAGAGGAAGTGGAAAAGTTTGAAAGCTTTGGAGACGAAGAGAAAGGAACTGATCAAATGGACATCATCGGTGAAGAAGAAGAAGGTGATCGTGGTTGCGAGATGGAGAAGGCTAATAAACTTTCGAGCGGAGCAATGAATGTCCATAGATTAGCTGTAATGATGAACAAGCCCATATGGTTAGCAAACAGGAACCCGACATGGCCTGAAACTTTTGATGAAATAGTTAAATTtggagaagaagaagaggagaaaATTGAGCCAAGCACTCCGCCGCCAGTACAGTCACTGTCACCGCGGCCTCGAATGGCTAGGCTGATACCATCACCACCGCCACCACCATCATCAACAACAACAACAGCAGCGTCATTCAATTCATATGAGTACTATTGGAATCGACCCAATCAACCCATGTCGCCAAAGGCAGCCATCCTTGCGCCACCAGCACTCAATGACAATAGCGACAGCCATCTTATTCTCTCCCAGAATCAAACAGCTAAAGATCAACAACAATTACTGGTTTTGAGGGGCAACAATGGTGATTACTTTGTTCCTTTGCTAAAACGATGCAGAGAAACAAGATCTCTTCTACTCTGGGATACCTATTGCATTGCCACCTCCTGA